The following proteins are co-located in the Patescibacteria group bacterium genome:
- the uvrA gene encoding excinuclease ABC subunit UvrA codes for MQDKIKIKGAREHNLKNISLEIPRNKLVCFTGLSGSGKSSLAFDTIFAEGQRRYVESLSAYARQFLGGMQKPDVDEIEGLSPAISIDQKAHSRNPRSTIATITEIYDYLRVLYARVGEPHCVKCGRKIEKLTIDEMVDIVLKDLMVASPSPRRGEGRGEGKYDREVVILAPVVRGRKGEYYQLLYDLYNSGFAKVRIDGKMHRLSEKIELSRYQQHTIEVVIDTIPASALPDARQRLSDALEQAVDRGQSLVQVLTPNGDRLLSSKFSCPDDGFSFPEIEPRLFSFNSPYGACPACSGLGTVELFSDEPCLTCHGKRLREEALHVYVGGKSIVDVTNLSVDGAIQFFLELKLTEREQVIAATILKEIENRMSFMLDVGLHYLTLNRTAGTLSGGEAQRIRLASQIGSKLVGAMYVLDEPTIGLHQRDNERLIKTLENLRDIGNTVLVVEHDEDTIRACDFMVEIGPGAGVHGGEVVAIGTTPEIFKDKKSRTAGYLRGDLKIPVPAERRTKEHGVIKVRGAVENNLKNVDVDFPLRKFVCVTGVSGSGKSTLAHDVMYQTINHKLNGGKDKGGKATAVLGVEYIDKAILIDQGAIGRTPRSNPATYTGAWGPIRDLFASTEEARFRGYKPGRFSFNVPGGRCEHCEGHGLIEIEMHFLPTVYVTCEVCKGKRFNRETLEVTFKDKNISDVLEMTVEEGAKFFKDIPDVDTKLKALNEVGLSYIKIGQSATTLSGGEAQRVKLASELARRQTGKTLYLLDEPTTGLHFDDVKQLLEVLHRLVDKGNTMVVIEHNLDVIKTADWLIDMGPEGGDLGGTVVAVGTPEDIARKPKSFTGQYLKKYLK; via the coding sequence ATGCAAGACAAGATAAAAATCAAAGGTGCCCGGGAACATAACCTGAAAAATATCTCGCTTGAGATCCCCAGAAACAAGCTCGTATGTTTTACGGGCCTTTCTGGTTCGGGCAAATCCAGCCTGGCTTTTGACACCATTTTTGCTGAAGGTCAGCGCCGGTATGTGGAATCTCTCTCGGCGTATGCTCGCCAGTTTTTGGGCGGCATGCAGAAGCCAGATGTAGATGAAATCGAGGGTCTCTCGCCCGCGATTTCCATTGACCAGAAAGCGCACTCACGGAATCCTCGGAGTACGATCGCCACCATTACCGAGATTTACGACTACCTGCGTGTCTTGTACGCCCGCGTCGGCGAACCACACTGTGTTAAGTGTGGTCGTAAGATCGAAAAACTGACGATCGACGAAATGGTCGACATCGTTCTGAAGGATCTAATGGTCGCTTCTCCCTCTCCCCGTAGGGGAGAGGGTAGGGGTGAGGGCAAATACGACCGCGAGGTCGTCATTCTTGCCCCAGTCGTCCGCGGTCGCAAGGGCGAGTACTACCAGTTGCTCTACGATCTTTATAATTCTGGTTTTGCGAAAGTTAGAATCGACGGCAAGATGCACCGCTTGAGCGAGAAGATCGAACTCTCGCGGTATCAGCAACATACAATCGAAGTCGTGATCGACACTATTCCGGCGAGCGCACTTCCTGACGCACGCCAGCGTTTGAGCGATGCACTCGAGCAGGCTGTTGATCGCGGTCAGAGCCTAGTTCAGGTGCTTACACCGAACGGAGATCGATTGCTTTCAAGTAAATTCAGCTGTCCTGATGACGGTTTCTCATTCCCCGAGATCGAACCTCGTTTGTTTTCGTTCAACTCGCCGTATGGCGCGTGTCCGGCGTGTTCAGGCTTGGGAACCGTCGAGTTATTCTCCGACGAGCCGTGTCTGACCTGTCACGGCAAACGTCTGCGCGAAGAAGCGTTGCACGTTTACGTTGGCGGTAAATCGATCGTCGACGTGACGAATCTTTCAGTTGACGGAGCCATCCAATTCTTCCTCGAATTGAAACTGACCGAGCGTGAGCAAGTAATTGCGGCGACCATTTTGAAGGAAATCGAAAACCGCATGAGCTTCATGTTAGATGTCGGCCTCCATTATCTGACGCTCAACCGTACGGCCGGCACATTGTCCGGTGGCGAAGCACAGCGTATTCGTCTTGCATCGCAGATTGGATCGAAATTGGTCGGCGCGATGTATGTGCTCGACGAGCCAACCATCGGCCTGCATCAAAGAGATAACGAGCGTCTAATTAAGACACTTGAAAACTTGCGTGATATCGGAAATACCGTGCTCGTCGTTGAACATGACGAGGACACTATTCGTGCCTGTGACTTCATGGTCGAGATTGGTCCCGGAGCCGGCGTTCATGGGGGAGAGGTGGTCGCTATTGGTACCACGCCCGAGATTTTCAAAGACAAGAAATCAAGAACGGCGGGGTATCTGCGTGGCGACTTGAAGATTCCTGTTCCCGCAGAACGACGAACGAAAGAACACGGCGTAATTAAGGTTCGTGGAGCCGTCGAAAATAACTTGAAGAATGTAGATGTTGATTTCCCGTTGCGTAAATTTGTGTGCGTCACCGGCGTTTCGGGTTCGGGCAAATCGACCTTGGCGCATGACGTGATGTATCAAACTATTAATCACAAATTAAACGGCGGAAAAGATAAGGGCGGGAAAGCGACGGCCGTGCTAGGCGTGGAATATATCGACAAGGCTATTTTGATCGACCAAGGCGCCATTGGCCGTACGCCTCGTTCGAACCCTGCGACGTACACGGGGGCGTGGGGACCGATTCGCGATTTGTTTGCGTCGACTGAGGAGGCAAGATTCCGCGGTTACAAGCCCGGTCGCTTTAGCTTCAACGTACCCGGCGGTCGTTGCGAGCATTGCGAAGGACATGGGTTAATCGAAATTGAAATGCACTTCCTGCCGACTGTCTATGTGACCTGTGAAGTGTGTAAGGGCAAGCGCTTTAACCGTGAAACGCTCGAAGTAACTTTCAAGGATAAAAACATCTCGGACGTGCTAGAAATGACGGTCGAAGAGGGGGCGAAGTTCTTTAAGGATATTCCGGATGTCGACACGAAGCTAAAAGCCTTGAACGAGGTCGGCTTGAGCTATATTAAAATCGGCCAGAGTGCGACTACTTTATCCGGTGGCGAAGCTCAGCGCGTAAAACTTGCCTCCGAACTCGCCCGCAGACAAACCGGGAAGACGCTTTACCTCCTCGATGAACCGACGACGGGTTTACACTTCGACGATGTGAAGCAGTTGCTCGAAGTACTCCATCGTTTAGTCGATAAGGGGAATACGATGGTCGTTATCGAACATAACCTCGACGTGATTAAAACTGCTGACTGGCTGATTGACATGGGTCCTGAAGGAGGTGACCTTGGTGGGACAGTCGTGGCTGTTGGTACGCCGGAAGACATCGCCCGCAAGCCAAAAAGTTTCACCGGTCAGTATCTGAAGAAATACTTGAAGTAA
- the uvrB gene encoding excinuclease ABC subunit UvrB: MKFDLKSEYKPAGDQPKAIELLTDGLNKGLDRQTLLGVTGSGKTFTMANVIQNVQRPTLVIAHNKTLAAQLCQEFREFFPNNAVEYFVSYYDYYQPEAYMPRTDTYIEKEATINEEIDRLRHAATSALLTRRDVIIVASVSCIYGLGSPEAYEKEVLHLIEGDIVERDEMMRKLIDMQFTRTNTDLTRGHFRARGDVVEIMPVNEEILFRIVFDGSKIAEIFRLNHITREIDEKLKDTWIFPAKHFMASLDERERAYRAIEHELAERLKELDAEGKVLEYERLSRRTKYDLEMIKNIGYCNGIENYSRHFDGRTVGEPPSSLISYFPKDFLTIIDESHVTLPQIGGMFAGDQARKQTLVDHGFRLPSAKDNRPLKFDEFIERTGQTLYVSATPGPYERETSNAIVEQIIRPTGLVDPQTIILPVTATDDYPGQVKDIMARIKVRVAEGERALITTLTKKMAEDLAGYLKEDGMNVAYLHSDIETLERITILSDLRKGVYDVLVGVNLLREGLDLPEVSLIGILDADKEGFLRSETSLIQTIGRAARNVNGLVLLYADHMTGSLNRALAETDRRRKIQLKYNADHGITPKSIEKKIGDIRKMLGADGIDEEKVKKILKIEMTASPEELEEAIRDKKDDMKRAAENLLFETAALLRDELVELEKELAAKKSTSPRGKNRGARKKVTP, translated from the coding sequence ATGAAGTTCGATCTTAAATCTGAGTACAAACCAGCCGGAGATCAGCCAAAGGCGATTGAGTTGTTGACCGACGGACTCAATAAAGGTCTGGATAGACAGACTCTTCTTGGAGTTACGGGTTCCGGCAAAACGTTCACCATGGCGAACGTGATTCAGAATGTTCAGCGCCCTACGCTCGTCATTGCCCATAACAAGACGTTGGCCGCGCAGTTGTGTCAGGAGTTTAGAGAGTTTTTTCCAAACAACGCTGTTGAGTATTTTGTTTCGTATTACGATTACTACCAGCCAGAGGCGTACATGCCGCGGACGGATACCTACATTGAAAAAGAAGCGACGATTAACGAGGAGATTGATCGTCTACGGCACGCAGCTACCTCGGCGCTCTTGACCCGACGCGATGTAATCATCGTCGCTTCGGTGTCCTGCATTTATGGTTTAGGTTCGCCGGAAGCATATGAGAAAGAAGTATTGCATTTGATCGAGGGTGACATAGTTGAGCGCGACGAGATGATGCGCAAGCTGATTGATATGCAGTTCACACGCACTAACACTGACCTCACGCGAGGCCATTTCCGTGCGCGCGGCGATGTGGTGGAAATCATGCCGGTGAACGAGGAAATCTTGTTCAGAATAGTTTTCGACGGTTCTAAGATTGCGGAAATTTTTAGATTAAATCACATTACGCGAGAGATCGACGAGAAGCTGAAAGACACTTGGATTTTTCCCGCCAAACACTTCATGGCTTCACTCGATGAGCGAGAGCGAGCGTACCGGGCCATCGAGCATGAACTCGCCGAACGCCTGAAAGAACTCGACGCTGAAGGAAAAGTACTTGAGTATGAGCGTTTGTCGCGCCGGACAAAGTATGATTTGGAGATGATCAAAAATATTGGATACTGTAACGGCATTGAAAACTATTCGCGTCACTTTGACGGTCGCACTGTGGGCGAACCGCCGTCGAGTCTAATCTCGTACTTCCCGAAAGACTTTCTGACCATCATTGATGAATCCCACGTCACGCTGCCGCAGATTGGCGGCATGTTCGCCGGTGACCAAGCGCGTAAACAAACGCTCGTCGATCACGGCTTCCGCTTGCCGAGCGCTAAGGACAACCGCCCACTGAAGTTTGATGAATTTATTGAGCGCACGGGACAGACCCTTTATGTGTCCGCCACGCCTGGCCCGTACGAACGCGAGACGTCAAACGCCATTGTCGAACAGATCATTCGTCCTACTGGACTCGTTGATCCGCAGACCATTATTTTGCCGGTAACCGCCACTGACGACTATCCCGGACAGGTGAAAGACATCATGGCGCGCATCAAAGTGCGAGTCGCGGAGGGTGAACGAGCGTTGATTACGACGTTAACCAAAAAGATGGCCGAGGACCTGGCGGGTTATTTGAAGGAGGATGGCATGAACGTCGCCTATCTCCACTCCGACATCGAAACACTCGAACGCATCACCATTTTGTCGGACTTGCGTAAAGGCGTGTATGACGTGTTGGTTGGCGTGAACTTGTTGCGTGAAGGACTCGACCTGCCGGAGGTGTCGCTGATCGGTATTCTCGACGCGGACAAAGAAGGGTTCCTGCGTAGCGAAACGTCGCTCATTCAAACAATCGGTCGTGCGGCTCGTAACGTGAACGGACTTGTCCTGCTCTATGCCGATCACATGACCGGCTCACTCAATCGAGCACTCGCTGAAACAGATAGACGTCGAAAGATTCAGCTCAAGTACAACGCTGACCACGGCATTACGCCGAAGAGCATCGAGAAAAAAATCGGCGATATCAGAAAGATGCTCGGCGCGGATGGAATCGATGAAGAAAAGGTGAAGAAGATTCTGAAGATTGAAATGACGGCTAGCCCAGAAGAACTCGAAGAAGCTATCCGGGACAAGAAAGATGACATGAAACGGGCGGCCGAGAATTTGCTCTTTGAAACAGCTGCGTTGTTACGTGACGAACTAGTCGAGTTAGAAAAAGAATTAGCTGCTAAAAAAAGTACGAGCCCCCGCGGTAAGAACCGGGGAGCTCGGAAGAAGGTCACGCCGTGA
- a CDS encoding adenylyltransferase/cytidyltransferase family protein has protein sequence MDICIFPGRFQPFHNGHLMVVQGMMKACGNATIVICEAKDPRSAEDPFSLDERREMISAALLSADIMDATIVAVKDTESDESWAHHVLDAAGNPSDAIVWSGDENVRKIFENKKIATKKIVPVPGIVGEDIRKMIASKNHDWRKKVPAGAMDVVEMVIAKTNG, from the coding sequence ATGGACATCTGTATCTTTCCCGGTCGGTTTCAGCCTTTTCATAACGGCCATCTCATGGTGGTCCAGGGCATGATGAAGGCCTGCGGCAACGCGACCATTGTTATTTGCGAAGCCAAAGACCCAAGAAGTGCCGAAGATCCATTTTCACTTGATGAACGCCGCGAGATGATTAGCGCTGCGTTATTGTCGGCTGACATCATGGACGCGACTATTGTGGCGGTGAAAGACACGGAGTCAGATGAGTCATGGGCGCATCACGTTCTTGATGCTGCCGGAAACCCAAGCGACGCAATTGTCTGGAGCGGCGACGAGAATGTGCGTAAAATTTTCGAGAACAAAAAGATCGCCACTAAGAAAATTGTCCCTGTTCCCGGGATTGTGGGCGAGGACATCCGCAAGATGATCGCTTCAAAAAATCACGACTGGCGCAAGAAGGTTCCAGCGGGTGCTATGGATGTTGTCGAAATGGTAATTGCTAAGACCAACGGTTAA
- a CDS encoding permease-like cell division protein FtsX has protein sequence MRSILRTIKFAFQSIFRNFWLSFVTTSVFLLTLITVNAVVFMNVVGQSTISSIESRVHVDVYLKKGTSQDTQAAIRGYLTGLAQVKQVIAVPADEALIDFKAKHAGDADILAALDEIGSNPLGDTLRVSSRSPADIPFILQAVNTPEFSPHIEETGQADYEDVVRSLTALSDKVRYGGLIVAGFFAMIALLMVFNTVRVAIYVHRDEIAVMRLVGAHDWFIRAPFLIEGVVYSLVATAVVAGLMYGLLKVWQPAINAFFAGVDLNLLGFFYSKGPILFLLEFLTLSFLSMATSFMAMRKYLKI, from the coding sequence ATGCGATCCATTCTGCGCACCATTAAATTCGCTTTTCAGAGCATTTTTAGAAACTTTTGGTTGTCCTTTGTGACGACTAGCGTTTTTCTCCTGACACTTATCACCGTGAACGCTGTTGTGTTTATGAACGTAGTGGGTCAGTCCACTATTAGCTCAATAGAGAGCCGGGTTCATGTAGACGTTTATTTGAAAAAAGGCACTAGCCAGGATACTCAGGCGGCCATTCGCGGTTATTTGACCGGGCTGGCTCAGGTCAAGCAAGTCATCGCCGTACCGGCCGATGAAGCATTGATTGATTTCAAGGCCAAGCATGCCGGTGACGCCGATATTCTGGCCGCGCTCGACGAAATCGGCTCTAACCCGCTCGGCGACACTTTAAGGGTAAGCTCTCGGTCGCCGGCTGATATTCCGTTTATTCTTCAAGCGGTTAATACTCCTGAGTTCTCACCGCACATTGAGGAGACCGGCCAGGCTGACTATGAGGATGTAGTGCGGTCTCTGACCGCGCTCAGTGATAAAGTGCGTTACGGTGGACTGATCGTGGCCGGCTTCTTCGCTATGATCGCGCTCCTGATGGTTTTTAACACGGTTCGCGTGGCTATTTATGTGCATCGCGATGAAATAGCCGTCATGCGGCTAGTTGGTGCGCATGATTGGTTTATCCGCGCTCCATTTTTGATAGAGGGGGTTGTTTACTCATTGGTGGCCACGGCGGTAGTCGCCGGTCTGATGTATGGCTTATTGAAAGTTTGGCAGCCAGCCATTAACGCTTTTTTTGCTGGCGTGGATTTAAATCTGTTAGGTTTCTTCTACTCCAAGGGGCCGATCCTCTTTTTGCTCGAGTTCTTGACCTTGTCGTTCTTAAGCATGGCCACGTCTTTCATGGCTATGCGAAAATATTTGAAGATCTAG
- the ftsE gene encoding cell division ATP-binding protein FtsE, protein MITFENISKVYKPDIRALDGVSLHIRSGEFVSVVGVSGSGKSTLAKILFAEERPTAGVVKVGDWDITNIHRADVPGLRRQIGMVFQDFKLLQQKTAYENVAFALEVAGAPGARIREVVPHVLKIVGLGEKGHRFPQELSGGEQQRVSIARALVHRPKIMLADEPTGNLDAITAQEILSLLKKINEFGTTVVLVTHDRDIVNALNRRVISINRGKIAGDAAHGKYHIV, encoded by the coding sequence ATGATCACGTTCGAAAACATCTCTAAGGTCTATAAGCCAGATATCCGCGCCTTGGATGGCGTGAGTCTTCATATTCGGTCGGGGGAGTTTGTGTCCGTTGTTGGCGTTTCTGGCAGCGGGAAGTCTACGCTCGCCAAGATTTTGTTTGCCGAAGAACGGCCAACGGCGGGGGTAGTTAAGGTTGGTGATTGGGATATCACAAATATCCACAGGGCAGACGTTCCGGGCCTGCGCCGGCAGATTGGGATGGTTTTTCAGGATTTCAAATTATTACAGCAGAAAACCGCGTACGAGAACGTAGCCTTTGCTTTAGAAGTCGCTGGCGCACCAGGAGCTCGGATTCGCGAGGTAGTTCCGCATGTTTTAAAGATTGTCGGCCTGGGAGAAAAAGGCCACCGCTTCCCGCAGGAACTTTCGGGAGGCGAGCAGCAGCGTGTTTCAATTGCCCGGGCGCTGGTTCACCGGCCAAAGATCATGCTGGCCGATGAGCCGACTGGAAATCTCGACGCTATTACGGCGCAGGAGATTTTATCGCTCTTAAAAAAGATTAATGAGTTCGGCACGACTGTCGTTCTCGTAACTCATGATCGAGACATTGTTAACGCTTTGAATCGTCGAGTGATTAGTATCAACCGGGGCAAGATTGCTGGTGATGCTGCTCACGGTAAATATCACATTGTCTGA
- a CDS encoding peptidylprolyl isomerase, giving the protein MRTLVRLLMAGYLGLNFIVFVFHPLSGPFLSLSHFVLPAGVVGGRLIWYPRVAAFAQVARNEDVSMKKGEAIELGLQETVYEARVRNILKQTKAPFDQRNREDPVAGVVELSKAANAAVFSSIELQSDVKLRLDGLRSRIVNDGLPFTDAAMRYSEDSSARLNGDLGNVTVSGSPAWMSPIFSLSVKDVSETLNGSDAYWLLTKVSDIPRVYGIALKKKELPEIITKSAKNNRPWIFVW; this is encoded by the coding sequence ATGAGGACATTGGTTCGTCTCCTCATGGCGGGTTATTTGGGTCTAAATTTTATTGTTTTTGTTTTTCATCCGTTGTCGGGTCCGTTTCTATCACTGTCGCATTTTGTTTTACCGGCTGGCGTGGTCGGCGGTCGACTTATTTGGTACCCGCGCGTGGCTGCGTTTGCTCAAGTCGCTCGCAACGAGGACGTTTCGATGAAGAAAGGCGAGGCGATTGAACTTGGTCTGCAAGAAACGGTTTACGAAGCTCGAGTGCGGAACATCCTGAAGCAAACGAAGGCTCCGTTTGACCAACGAAACCGCGAAGATCCCGTGGCCGGGGTTGTCGAGCTTTCCAAGGCCGCGAATGCCGCTGTATTTTCGTCGATCGAACTGCAGTCCGACGTGAAGCTGCGGTTGGACGGTTTACGCTCGAGGATCGTGAACGATGGTCTCCCGTTTACGGATGCGGCCATGCGCTATTCGGAAGATTCATCGGCTAGGCTGAACGGCGACTTGGGAAACGTGACTGTCAGCGGATCGCCGGCCTGGATGAGCCCGATTTTTAGTTTGTCCGTTAAAGATGTTTCGGAAACTTTGAACGGTTCGGACGCCTATTGGCTACTGACTAAAGTTTCAGATATTCCTCGTGTTTACGGCATTGCTTTAAAAAAGAAAGAACTCCCAGAAATCATCACCAAATCCGCCAAAAACAACCGCCCGTGGATATTTGTGTGGTAA
- a CDS encoding septum formation initiator family protein, with translation MSKGGGGKKGIFLLATMIVAGIFVFGFGREYLREREIAAQIASLEAENYRLDGKKLEFLDLIDKLSSQYYLEGQARTKEGLAKPGETLLVVDAGQSAIPVTSGKVLGATDSLAGVNNPTRWFYYFFDRTKFEDMSKL, from the coding sequence ATGAGCAAGGGAGGCGGCGGAAAAAAAGGTATCTTTCTTTTGGCGACGATGATTGTGGCCGGAATTTTTGTGTTCGGTTTTGGCCGAGAATACCTGCGCGAACGCGAAATTGCTGCGCAGATTGCCTCGCTCGAAGCGGAGAATTACAGGCTTGACGGCAAGAAACTGGAGTTCCTTGATCTCATTGATAAACTCTCGAGCCAATATTACCTCGAAGGACAGGCGCGAACTAAAGAGGGACTTGCCAAGCCTGGCGAAACTCTGTTGGTAGTTGACGCTGGCCAATCCGCGATTCCAGTGACCTCCGGAAAAGTGCTCGGCGCAACGGATTCGCTTGCAGGCGTTAACAATCCTACTCGTTGGTTTTATTATTTCTTTGATCGCACCAAGTTTGAGGACATGAGCAAGCTATGA
- a CDS encoding UDP-N-acetylmuramoyl-L-alanyl-D-glutamate--2,6-diaminopimelate ligase, translating into MLHQLKKMIPRPALQAYHYVLAKTAEAVYRHPSEKLIVIGVTGTNGKSSTVNFIAQILTNLGETVGYTSTAGFSIAGKEVENKMKMTMPGRFYLQNILGEMVKAKCSYAIIETSSQGLDQFRHLGINYDVAVFTNLTPEHIEAHGGFDNYRKAKGKLFEHLTARRKKRLEGHDVPKTIVVNSDDEHAAYFASFPADRRVSFSFADKLIRVGDVAHPVDKLPLRAEFEQKNALAAIATVESLGFPLKRVMDAASLLRPLAGRFEKIDQGQPFMVIVDYAYEPYALEALFDAVKGSRLIGVHGSAGGGRDIARRPIIGKLAGEYEAVVIVTNEDPYDEDPREIIEAVARGAQEAGKVEGTDLFLVDDRKEAIKKAFSLAEAGDVVLLTGKGSEPVMAVAGGKKIAWDDRKVARELLGEMGYHKSV; encoded by the coding sequence ATGCTGCACCAGCTCAAGAAAATGATTCCTCGACCAGCGCTTCAAGCCTACCACTACGTCCTCGCTAAAACGGCAGAGGCGGTTTATCGGCATCCGTCGGAGAAGCTGATCGTCATCGGTGTAACGGGGACGAACGGGAAGAGCTCGACCGTTAATTTCATCGCCCAGATTTTGACGAATCTCGGTGAGACGGTTGGTTATACATCGACGGCGGGGTTTTCCATTGCTGGAAAAGAAGTTGAGAATAAGATGAAGATGACCATGCCGGGACGGTTTTATTTGCAGAATATTTTGGGCGAGATGGTAAAGGCCAAATGTTCGTACGCCATTATCGAAACGAGTAGCCAGGGACTCGACCAATTTCGACATTTGGGCATCAATTACGATGTCGCAGTGTTTACGAACCTCACCCCAGAGCACATAGAGGCGCATGGCGGTTTTGATAATTACAGAAAGGCGAAAGGGAAATTGTTCGAACATTTGACCGCTCGACGAAAGAAGAGACTAGAGGGGCATGACGTGCCGAAAACGATCGTGGTGAATAGTGATGACGAGCACGCGGCGTATTTCGCAAGTTTTCCGGCTGACAGGCGCGTGTCGTTTAGCTTTGCCGATAAACTGATTCGTGTCGGTGACGTTGCACATCCTGTCGACAAGCTGCCACTGCGAGCCGAGTTTGAACAGAAGAACGCACTCGCGGCAATTGCGACGGTCGAGTCCCTTGGTTTCCCGTTGAAGCGCGTGATGGACGCTGCGAGTTTACTGCGACCACTCGCTGGGCGTTTTGAGAAGATCGATCAAGGTCAGCCGTTTATGGTCATTGTCGATTACGCCTACGAGCCGTATGCGCTTGAGGCGCTGTTCGACGCGGTGAAAGGTTCGCGATTGATTGGCGTTCACGGTTCAGCTGGGGGAGGGAGAGATATTGCTCGACGGCCGATTATTGGCAAGCTTGCTGGTGAGTATGAGGCTGTCGTTATTGTGACCAATGAGGATCCATACGACGAGGATCCGCGTGAAATTATCGAGGCCGTAGCTCGCGGTGCACAAGAAGCGGGGAAGGTTGAGGGAACCGATTTGTTTTTGGTCGACGACCGCAAAGAAGCGATTAAAAAAGCTTTCAGCTTGGCAGAGGCAGGCGACGTAGTGCTTTTGACGGGCAAAGGTTCAGAACCAGTCATGGCGGTGGCTGGAGGCAAAAAAATTGCTTGGGATGACAGAAAAGTAGCGCGTGAGCTATTAGGTGAGATGGGGTATCATAAGAGCGTATGA
- the murD gene encoding UDP-N-acetylmuramoyl-L-alanine--D-glutamate ligase — MDLSKIASFKDAIVTVMGLGRYKQGSGLGTAKWLMRHEAQTVITDLKDEKELKESVDLVMEWFNKYKELYPDRTIYQPLFILGEHRKEDFTGVDCVVQNPGVPSESEFVQQAKAQNIHIESDVSLFFRYYPHEIIAVTGTKGKTTTTLLLGEMVKTMDPETIIAGNVKVSPLEFLDDLLVSDIKRPVVLELSSWLLESLPGAFAEMKKGPDIAVLTNVFPDHLNRYASFEDYQKSKEIIFEYQTPEQYTVLNRDHDLVRSMEPRVKGKLYWFSKTDDGKANGCFLKGEAVIFRKDGVETPICAYKDVALQGEHNLENVLSAACAAMLRGVTVEGVAKVLKEFKGVPDRQELVREVDEIMYINDTAATAPTAVVAALKVYGKDKKAILIAGGVDKKLPYEEMIAEAAKGCKAVVLFPGDASDIIEKGLLGKVPIEHAANMKEAVQKSRKLAETGDIVLLSPGAASFNIFKNEFDRGEQFREEVRNL, encoded by the coding sequence ATGGATCTGAGCAAAATCGCTAGTTTCAAGGACGCAATTGTAACGGTTATGGGGTTGGGTCGATACAAGCAGGGCAGCGGGCTTGGGACCGCTAAGTGGCTGATGCGTCATGAGGCGCAGACGGTTATCACGGACTTGAAGGACGAGAAGGAGCTGAAGGAGTCCGTGGACCTGGTCATGGAATGGTTTAATAAATACAAGGAACTCTACCCAGATCGCACCATTTATCAGCCGCTCTTTATTTTGGGCGAGCACAGAAAGGAAGATTTCACCGGCGTCGACTGTGTCGTGCAGAATCCTGGAGTTCCTAGTGAGAGCGAATTTGTGCAGCAAGCCAAAGCACAAAACATTCACATTGAATCCGACGTGAGCTTGTTCTTCCGCTACTACCCGCATGAGATCATCGCGGTTACCGGCACGAAGGGGAAGACTACCACCACGTTGCTCTTGGGCGAGATGGTGAAGACCATGGATCCTGAGACGATTATTGCGGGTAACGTGAAGGTATCGCCACTCGAGTTTCTGGATGATCTACTTGTCTCTGACATTAAGCGACCAGTCGTGCTCGAGCTTTCATCATGGTTGCTAGAGAGTTTGCCGGGAGCCTTCGCCGAGATGAAGAAAGGCCCAGACATCGCGGTGCTCACAAACGTCTTTCCGGATCACTTGAACCGTTACGCGTCTTTCGAAGACTATCAAAAGTCCAAGGAGATTATTTTCGAGTACCAAACTCCCGAGCAGTACACTGTGTTAAATCGCGATCACGATTTAGTGCGTTCGATGGAACCACGCGTAAAGGGCAAACTGTACTGGTTCTCGAAGACTGATGACGGAAAAGCTAACGGCTGTTTCTTGAAGGGCGAGGCTGTTATTTTCCGTAAAGACGGCGTCGAAACTCCCATCTGTGCCTATAAAGACGTCGCACTTCAGGGCGAACACAACCTAGAAAATGTTCTCTCGGCTGCTTGTGCCGCTATGTTGCGCGGGGTTACGGTCGAAGGTGTGGCGAAAGTCCTCAAGGAGTTCAAGGGGGTTCCTGACCGTCAGGAGCTCGTCCGTGAGGTCGACGAGATTATGTACATCAATGACACGGCGGCCACCGCGCCAACTGCGGTTGTTGCTGCGCTAAAAGTTTATGGCAAGGACAAGAAAGCTATTCTCATTGCTGGCGGTGTAGATAAGAAATTGCCGTACGAAGAAATGATCGCTGAGGCTGCTAAGGGCTGTAAGGCTGTCGTTCTGTTCCCTGGCGATGCTTCAGATATCATCGAGAAGGGGCTACTCGGCAAAGTACCGATCGAGCACGCAGCCAATATGAAAGAGGCGGTTCAGAAATCTCGTAAACTTGCGGAAACCGGCGACATCGTTCTTCTGTCTCCAGGCGCAGCTAGCTTTAATATTTTCAAGAACGAATTCGATCGCGGCGAGCAGTTCAGAGAAGAGGTAAGAAATCTGTAG